The following nucleotide sequence is from Mucilaginibacter sp. cycad4.
ATTAAGTACTTTTTTACAACTGGTGAATACCGTTGCTAAACATAACGCCGGTATTAATATTTTATAGATCTTCATTTTGCTTCAATTATTAAAAACCAACATTTAAACCAAAGGACACAGTTTTGAGTGTAGGATAAACATTATAGGAAGTGGCATTATCTCTGTAATCAAACGGATTGTAGAAGTTGAAAGGGTTTGTTGCTACAACGAATGCTTTCATACTTCCTATCCCCATTTTTTTGGTAACAGAAGCAGGGAAGGTATATGACAAGTTAGCGTTGCTTACCCTGAATGTAAAAGAACTCCTGTACCAGAATGATGATGACAATGTATATGAATCGGAATAATATGGTGCGGGATAGGCAGCGTTTGTATTAGTTGGTGTCCAGTGGTCGGCCCAGAATGCAGGCCTGTTGTCTGTTACCTTTGAAAGCGCCCTTGCGTCACCTTCAACCAAAGCCTGCCCGCCAAATGACATGCCCATGGTTACCGTAAGGTTTAAACCCTTGTAACCACCGCCAAAATTTAAACCTAAGCTATAGTGATTGCTTGATTTATTGGTCAGGTAATCCTGGTCTTCCTCACCAATTTTACCATCCGGGCCGGTATACTGGCCGTTAACCTTAGGCCCGCGAACATCCTGGTAGTACAACATACCCGGGGCCGGAACCAAACCGTTAATCCTTACAGCGTCCGGCTGAACACCCGCGGCAGCGGCCATTGATGCTTTAACTGCATCGGCCTGCTCTTGTGTGCGGATCATGCCAAGGTAATGGTAACCGAATACACCGCGGTCGCTGGGCTGACCGTTTGCATCAAGGTAAGTACCGACATTGCCCAGGGGTTGATCGACTTTAAGGTATTTATCATCAAACCATGACAAGAACGGGCTAAAGCTGTAAGTGAAATCTTTACCGATATGATCTCTCCAGCCTAAGGAGATCTCATAACCAAATGTGTTAACAGATGCAAAATTTTCGGTCGGCGGTGCAGCACCTATCAATACAGAAACTGATGATGTTAAAGCAGATAACATATTATAACGGTGCGAAAAATACCCATCGGCAGTTAATGAAAGGCGGCTATCCAGAAACTGGGCATCGATACCAAAGTTAGTACTCAGATTGCTGTCCCAGGTGGTGTTGGCATTGGCAATTACAATGTTTGGCGCATAGGTATTGCCCCTGTCATTATTACCGCCAAATACTGCGCCTTTGCCTGTTTCCAGCTTGTAGTTTTCCTGGTACAGATAAGGTTTTGAGCTATCATTACCCAATAAACCAACCGAACCGCGAACTTTCAGAAAATTAACAAACTTCACGTTATTTTTAAAGAAACCTTCTTCAGACATTACCCAACCCAAAGATCCTGAAGGGAAATATCCCCATTGATGGCCCGGCGCAAAGTTGTTGTTGGCATCGGCACGTAAGGAAAACTCAACCAGGTATTTGTCGGCATAGGCATAATTGATACGGCCAGCATAAGCTAAACGGCCAAATTTATTAACCTTTCCGTTGGCCTGATCGGTTGCCTGCCCCCCTGTTGCGAACTGCATATTGTCTAAACCACCTATCAGCGTGTTTTCGCGCGAGGCGGCTAAACTTTCGGCCGAATCATGTTTTTGCTCAAACAGTACAATGGCCGATATATCATGCTTACCAAATTTATTGGCATAGTTTAATGATCCGTTCACCTGGTAAACATTGGTATAACCCGGTGTAAACCTTACGATATCGCCATTTTTTGCTGAGATAACGCTTTGAACATCTCCACCAACAATGTGCTTATTTTCGCCAAGATTGGTAAATGAATACAGGTTGTATTTGGTACCGTACTGCTTGCTGAAATCGTTATTGACGTTGCGGTTATAACTTACCACCGCCTTTAAGCCTTTAATAAAAGGAACGGTATACTCAGCGTTTGCAAGTATGTTTAATGTGGTAGTATTTTGCTGCGTGTAATTGTTCAGCTTTTGTACTTCGAAAAAGTTGGCTCCTTCATATGATCCTGTATTTGAAGATTGCAATACAGGTAAACCATTGTAGTACATGGGCTGAAATTGTGGAATAGATAATAAAGATTTAAAATCGTTATCCAAACTTTCTGAGCCTTGTTTAAAGTAGTATCTTTTGCTGTAATAGGTAGCACCACTAACCGATAAGCCTACTTTTAAGCCGTTAGCAACACGTGCATCGGTGCTTGCCCTGAACGTTAATTTGTTTGTGCTTGCTCCTTTAAAGTTTGAATTTTGCTGGGTATAGGTACCGCCTGCAAAATAGGTAGCCTTGTCATTACCGCCGCTCACCGATAAGGCGTGACGGGTGATGTAAGACGATTTCCAGGCTTCTTTTAAGTGATCAGAACTGTTTTTAGAAAAATAATCAAGTTCATCAGGGCTGTAATAAGCAGCGTCCTTTACAGTGCCGGTGCCTATTACGCCTGTTGGTGATAAGGTATAATTATTTTTAGTTTGCTCGTAATCGTTAAGATAAGTGGCCTGTTGTAAACCTGTCATCATTTTAGGCAGTTCAACCGCGTCGGAGATACCGTATGAACCACTGTAGGTAACTTTTGGAGCGCCGGCCTGGCCACGTTTTGTTTTAACAATGATAACCCCGTTTGCACCTAAAATACCGTAGATAGCCGCAGCCGCATCTTTCAGAACCGTAATGCTTTCTACCTCACTTTGATCCAACAGGTTAAAATCAGTTATTGTTCTTTGAATATCATCGATGATATATAAAGGATTTGTTTGACCATCCTTGGCAAAAAACACCGGGTTACGGATCTGGATAGTCGCGTTTTCACCCGGCCGTGCCGTGCCACCCACAACACTCACATTTGGCAACTGGCCTCTCAACGCTGCCGCAAGGTTAGTGGTTGGTATTTCCTGGATATTTTTCATATCAACTGCAGCAATAGCGCCGGTAAGATGAATCTTTTTCTGAACACCGTAACCAACTACCACAACTTCATCCAGGTTGTTTTGGGTAGGGAGCAGTTTAAAGTCGGCATTCATCTCGCCGACCTTTAATGATTTCTCCTGGTAATTGTAACCTATGAACTTAGCCCCGATCACAACTGTTTGAAGGTTGGTTCCCTTAATAGCATACTTACCGTCGGCATTGGTTATGGCACCGGCCGTGCTTCCTTTTACCTGTATGGTAACGCCTGGCAGGGTTTGGCCCTTTTCATCCGTCACCGTACCGGTAATGGTTCGGTCCTGGGCTTTAAGTGCGCTGCCGATTAAAAGCAGCACTGAAAACAAGAGGAAAAATTTTCTCATAAACGTGATAATTTAATTTTCATAATCAGGTTAATTAATTGGTTATAAATTGGTTTCCCGGCTAAACTTCTCACATCCTCACCGGGAATATTAGGTAGTTCAGATTACTGCTTAGCGGCCTGCCGCTCTTTGATCCGTTTTTGCCACTCTTCACCCTCCTTTTTCATATCGTAGCCCTGTGCAGACAGGTAATTATTAATGCGGCCCTTAAACTTGCCAAACCAGGCATGTTTTTTCTCTGCCGATTCGGCATCTATGGCATTCTCCCGGGCTTCCAGCAGCCATCCTTTAATTTTGTCTTTTTGTTCGCCGGTAAGGGTAGGTATTTCATCCTGGTAAGCGGTGTAGGTGATGGGGTAGATGCGGTAGGTCATGCCGTCTTTTATCTTATCAACCTGGTCAGTACTTAATTCTTTATTCAGCTTATTGATATATGAGGTATGTAAAACCTTAACCTGCTTAACCACATTACTATCTACAAGGGCGATTTGGGCATTGGCACCTGCCTTATTATCAGGCATCTGAGTTTTAATATCATTTACTTTTGCTTTACGAGCATCATAAATGGTATTCAAATCGCTGTACTGGGCAACTATTATATCACGTACCTTCTTAAATTTTACCGAATCGGTAATGCCCGCGCCTGTAACAATTTTGTTAGAGCGTTCGGTTATAACTTTTATATAGTTGTTATCCACAGGTGCTTGCGCCAAAGCCGCGCTGCCTGCAACTGATAATAACAATATCGCTATGTATTTAAAGTGCTTCATGGGTTGTTTCAATTGGTTAAATTCTTTACAGTTTTTATAAAAGCTCTTAAAAAAGCATATAGGATCCTGCCGTTTTTTTATGCAATTAATTGTTCATATCACAATCAATTAACTGTTAAAATCTTGTCAGTTCTAAAAGCCTGCTAAAAAGTATAATTAATTTTATTGGTTTATATTTCCTGGTATCCCGCAGCCTGATTTACAAGTTGCTTTAACAAATATCAATGGTTAGCGTTTGCGTTTCCTATTTGTATTTATCTATTTATTATACAATCTTATCATAAGCTATTTTTCCTGTTCAGTTAATTTTTTGTCAAAAGAAAATTACATTGCTGTAAATTGGGTTTAATTAAAAATTGCTACTTTTAAAAATATAAACCGACGAGGCACGCATCCAATTGTCCGCCGACCTGCTAACCTTTATTGATTTTTACAAAATGAAGCCCCATTTTCTCAAGGTTGCGGTAAAACCGCAAAATTCATTCAGTATCAGGCACGATATTTTGCCCACCTTCCGGGGCATCTGGCATTACCATCCCGAGCTTGAATTACACTACGTAATAAAGGGCGAAGGGGTTAGGTTTATTGGTGATAATATCAGCAATTTTTCGCCGGGCGAAATTACATTGCTTGGTGAGGCCCTCCCGCACTGCTGGCGTTGCAAGGATGAATATTTTTTGCCCGATTCGGGATTGAATGTTGAGGTGATCGTGATACATTTTTTGCCCGACTGCCTTGGCCGTTATTTGTTAAATTTACCCGAAGCCTACATACTGCCCAAGCTTTTTGAAAAAGCCAAAAGCGGTATGGTAATTAAGGGTGAAGCAAAAACCGAACTGGCCAAACTGATGCGGCAGGCAGTTGATGCAACCAACCTCGACAGGATCATTATCCTGCTATCGATACTGAAAGTGTTAGCCGAGAATGAAGATTTTGAACCGATAACTTTATCACACAGCGACTTTCACCAATCCAACGAATCGGATACCATCCGCCTTAATAAAGTATGTTCCTATACGCTGGCCAACTACAAACAAGAGATCAGCCTGGAAAAAATAGCAGCTATCGGCAACTTGAGCGTTACCTCGTTTTGCCGCTATTTTAAGCTCATGACCAAGAAAACTTATTTTGATTTTTTAACCGAGATCAGGATCAGTCATGCCTGCCGGTTTTTGATTGAGGATAAGCTACCCACCGAGGTTTTGTGCTTTGAATGCGGCTATAATAACATTTCAAATTTTTACCGCCACTTTAAAAGGGTTACCGGCATGACCCCGCTTGAGTATAAACGCCGGTATATCAAAGGGCAAAAGCAGGCAATTTCTGCTTGATTTGTTTAAGTCTTAAGTTGTTAGTCGAAAGTCTTAAGTAAAAAAATGCTTAAAATTGGGGATCGCCATTTTTAGGTGGACAACCTTCATTGCCGTTGGTTTTAACCAACGGAATAATTAATTAGCAGTGAGGGGGCTTCAGCCAAAATCCGCTTGTTGAATTGGGCTAAAGCCAAGACTTTTCAGTTTTTTTTCCGTTGGTTAAAACCAACGGCAATGAATATCTCTTTTACAGCCTTTACTTTCAACTTAACACTAATAATTCCCGATACCTATTTCGCTTTGCAGTATCGTATAATTGCTGTACAGATCTTCTATTTTATTGCGGATGGCCGGCGAAAAATAGCCAACGTCGCGGCGGGTAGTGGTTGATATTTCCAGGCCGCGTTTGGTAAGATAATATTTTGCAATAACCGGGTAAACATTGTGCATGACATCCATGTTTTCGGTTAAAAATTCCTGTACCATTGCAACCTCATGCTGGCGCGATGCATCGGCATAATGATCACATAACCAAACAATAAGCTCCGGAAAAAAATTTCCCTGAATACATGACAATCCCGCCGAGCCTGCTTTTAGTGATTCAACCGCGTGAACCATGTAAGCATCATATAAACCAAACGAAGGATTGATCTTGCTTACTTCCAGTTTTTGTTTTACCACATCCAGGTTAAGGCAGGTATCTTTATGATATATTACCCTGCCGGTTGCCGCAAAATGATGCAGTTGCAGTGGCGACAATAGCCTTTTGTATGGTACGGGGCATTCGTAAAAGCCCAAAGGGATATTTTCAGTATGATTGAACAGGTCAAATACACGGTCATTTAACATAGTATCCGGCTCATCAGCATCAGCCAGCAAACTGGTAATGGCAATTACCGCCGAAGTGCCGGTATCATACACACTTTTTATAAAATCAGCTTGCTTTTCAATCGGCCCGCCAAAGGTACCGGTAGCAACAACAGGAACAGCGCTATCAACAGTTTCAACAACGTGTTTGATAATGGCCAAACGCTCTTCGCCACTTAGTTCAAACATTTCGCTCGAAAGGCAATTGGCAAATACACCGGCAGCTCCCGCATGCAAATACATTTCGGTTAAGCGGGTTAGCGCTGCATAATCAACCGCACCGTTATCTTTAAAAGGCGTCAACATTACCGGGATAAAACCCTTTTTTGATTGTTCCATTTGATGATTAAATTAAACTGTTAACTGCCTTGTTTTGGTTAAAAATATTCCTGTTAAAAAAATAGCTAATGTGCCTGCCACAATGATCATGTTGGTGTTCAGCGTACTGCGAAGGGCAGCGTATTGTTCAGGAATGAGTGATGGAAAGGTAAGCCAAAGGATTACCAAAACACCGATAATACTGGCGATGATAGCCTCATGATTACGGGTTTGCCTGCTGATAATCCCCAGCAAAAACAAACCAAGCATACCCGCTGCAAAAATTCCCGAAAGCTGCCACCACAGATCAAGGATACTTTTTACCCCTATCATGGCTATCCCGGCTGCCATACCTGCAAACCCAAAGAGCACGGTGCCGATGTGCAAAGCATTTAACGTATTTTTATCATTGAGTTGCGGCTTAAAGTAGCGTTTGTAAATATCGATGGTAAAAACGGTAGCTGAGGAGTTCATCCCAGAGCTGATAGTGCTCATGGCTGCCGATAAAATTGCTGCCACAATAATGCCAACCAGGCCTGCAGGGATTTTGGTAACCATAAAATGCGGCATGATTTTGTCGCCGTAATCGGCAGGTGTAAGTTTACCCATAAACGCTGTAACCTGGGTGGCCGAGGCCGTTGCAGGCAGGCGCTCAATAGCTACCTGGTGTTTAAGGCTTAAGATCAAATCGGGGTGCTGGCTGTAGTATGCGTATAAGCATGAACCAATTACAAAAAACAGGAAAGAAGCCGGTACATAAATACCAACGCAAAGCCATACCGATTTGGCAGCTTGTTTGGTAGATGTAGCTGCGTGATAACGCTGAATATAATTTTGATCCATCCCAAAATTGTTGAGGTTGATAAAGAACCCGTAAAACAGGATCACCCAAAATGTTGGTTCGGTAAGGTTCAATGAAAAACTGCCCAGGCTGAATTTGTGATCGGCTTTACCAATTTCTACGATCTTATCAAAGCCGCCGGGGATGTTATTTACCACCAGGTAAATGATGAGCAGGGCTCCTAAAGTTTTGATGATGGCCTGCACCACCTCTGTCCAGATCACGGCTTTGATCCCGCCGGATACCGTATACAAGATAATGGAAATCCCCATAATGATCATGATCACCTTCATAGAGAGACCGGTAAGTGCCTGAAGGCTCAGTGCTATGCCAAAAAACACAGAACCCATGCGGGCAATCTGCGTAAGCAAAAAGCAGATAACCGCATAAACCCTTGCCCAGGGGCCAAAGCGTTTTTCAAAGTGTGTATAAGCCGATATGTTGCCGGTATTACGGTAAAATGGTATAAAATACTTAACCGCTACCCAGGCGGCAAATGGCATGGAGAAGCTAAATACAAAAGCATTCCAGTTGCCGCCATAAGCTTTGCCGGGCACACCCAAAAATGTATTACTGCTTAAAAAAGTGGCATAAATGGATAAACCGATGGCCCAGCCCGGTATTAAACCAGATGCAACGGTAAACTGCTCGGCATTTTTATTTTTACGCGAAAAATAAAAACCAACCAGCACCATGGCTATAAGGTAAATACCTATAATGGTAAAATCTAACACGGGCAACACTTTCATGCGTTAATCGGGTGGTACGGTAAAAATTAGTATTATGGTTTAAAATTGTATAACAAATGTAACGTACTGCTGCTGGCCTTTACTGTAATATTTTCGCTTGCTATTGTAGGATATTAGCATCAACGGAATAAAAACGCCGCCTCTCGCAGGAGTCGATTGATGTTAGAACGCCGCCGCTCGGCTCCAGCCGAGCGGCGGCTAGAAAATGACAAGCCGTATAGTTGACTCACCCGGTCTACGCTACGTTGGACCGCCCTCTCTATCCTTCGGATAAAGAGGGTAAGAAAGAAAAATAAATTAAAATCCCCTCTTTACGCTTGGGTAGAGAGGGGTGACGAGCGCAGCGATGTCGGGGTGAGTCGATATGCGCCATGGTTTCACGCTCAACGCTTACCTTCAATAATTAACCGGGCTGATTGTAAACCATCTGCCATGGCAGTTATCGTAATCTCGCCCCCAACAGCTTTAGATTGAATAATAGCCAACCCCAAACCATTAAACAAATGACGCTGATCGGATACAAACGGATCCAGATCCGTTTGTGAACCGTTATCCACGCCCTTCAGTATCCCTTGTCCGCTTACTTTAAATTTCACCAATTGATTGGCATTTGGCACCGGGACATCATTTTTATCTAAAACAGATACGGTAATGTATGACAGGTCTTTACCATCGGCTTTAATTTTATCCCGATCTGCCTTTAACTGTATTTTATAAGGCTCTCCCGCTGTAACAACCCGGGTAGTCATAACCACTTTGCCATTACGGCGCGATACGGCCTTTAATACTCCCGGCTCGTAATTAACGCGCCACACCACGTGCAGGTCGTCGCCTGTTTTCTTTCTTATGCCTATCGATTTGCCGTTTAAAAAGGCTTCCACCTCATCGGCATTGTTATAATAAGCCCAAACATCAATCAGTTGTCCGGGTTTCCAGTTCCAGTGCGGTAAGAGGTGCAAAACGGGTTTGTTAGTCCACTCGCTTTGGTACATGTAATAAACATCTTTAGGGAAACCGGCCAGATCAACAATGCCAAAATACGAGCTGCGCGCAGGCCACAGGTATGGGGTTGGTTCGCCGATGTAATCAAAGCCTGTCCACACAAACAGGCCCGAAAGGAAATCATGCTTTTTGATAATTTTCCAGGTTTCCTCATGTGTAGAGCCCCAATAGGCTGATACATTATCATAGGCTGATACTGTAAAATCAGCATTACCGTCTTTCAAGGGCGTTTTGCCATCCTTAGGCCAGCGCCTGATACTATCCGAGGGCATATCATAATGCCCCCGAGTCGCCAGGGCCGACATGTTTTCGGTGCCGATAAATTTTTGGCCGGGGTAGTTTTTCTGAAAATCAGCATATACTTCCTGGTGATAATTTAAACCCACCAAATCAAGCGCACCCGATTGGTAAATGAAATTCTTTTTAGGGTCGGCATCGCTCAGGGCTGATGTAACTGGTCGCGTATTATCCAGTTGCTTTACTATTTTCACCAGCTCGCGACCGATGCTTACGCCCGTGCTGTCAAATTGTTCCCTGATCTCGTTGCCAATGCTCCAGGCAAAAATGGATGGGTGGTTGCGGTCGCGCAAAATTTGGTCTTTCAGGTCTTTCACATGCCACTCGCCCCAATCCTCATGGTAATCGTGTTTGCTCTTTTTCTTCTTCCACATATCAAAGGCTTCATCCATCACCAGGAAACCCATTTTATCGCACAGATCGAGCAGTTCGGGTGCGGGCGGATTGTGCGATGTACGGATGGCATTGCAGCCCATATCCTTCAAGATCTGCAATTGCCGCTCAATGGCACGTGTATTAACAGCAGTACCCAAAGCGCCCTGATCATGGTGCAGGCATACGCCGAGTATCTTCATCGGCTCGCCATTTAAGCTAAAGCCTTTATCTGCATCGAAGTTGAAATAACGGATGCCAGTGTTGGTGGTATAATCATCAATCACCTTACCGGCAGCTATCAATTGCAGCTTTACCTTGTACAGGTAAGGCCTACCTATCGACCATAACTCAGGATTTTTTATTTGGATACTTTGCTGAATTACTGTATCCGTTATAGACGATATGCTCATACCTACAACTCCCCCTTTATCATCCAAAACCGAGACCTTAAGTTTCATTTTTGAGGCACCAGCAGGTAATAACGTACGGATATTGATCTCTGCTTTTTGATGATCAACCTGCGGCGTAGTTATAAATGACGACCATTGCGGCAAATGGATTTTATTGGTAGTGGTTAACCAAACATTGCGGTAAATGCCCGACCCGGTGTACCAGCGCGAATTAGGCTGATCGCTGTTATCAACCTTAACGGCAATGATATTTTGTTGTGTGCCAAATTTGAGATAACGAGTAAGATCATACCTGAACGAGATATAGCCATTAGGCCGCTTGCCTAAATAATGTCCGTTGATCCAGACTTCGCTGTTATGAAAAACGCCGTCGAAATCAATAAAGATTTTCTTGCTTTTTGCTGATGTTGGGATTATAAAGCTTTTGCGATACCAACCGATACCGGCAGGCAGCCCACCTTCAGCCTGCGTAGTAGGGTTTTTACTGTCGAATTTCCCTTCGATACTCCAATCATGCGGCAGATCAAGCTTTCGCCAATGGCTATCATTATATTTTACTGCGTTAGCAACCGAATCGTCACCCAAAAAAAACTTCCAGCCAGTGTTAAAACTCTCTGTTTTATGTACGTTTTGGGCAGATACAGCATTGACCGCAAAAAACACTAAACACAGTGTATATAGATATCGGAACCTCATTTATTTTGATTTGCTTTTTTCTTAACAGGCGGCGCAACAAAGTTGAGATCGCTTTTACCCAGATCTTTTGAAACAGCCACCGCTATACCGCGCTGATCGGCTTTGTTTACGGCGCAATAAAAATGATAAACCACACCCTTGTACTTCACCACGCACGATTTATGGGCGAACATATTATCATAAGGCTCGGACGATTGGATGAGTTTCTCCCCTGTCCAATCTGTCCAGTGTACCAGGTCATAAGAGCAGGCAAAGCGGTTAAATACACCCGAATCGCCGGTTTTCCAGAAAGCACCGAAATAGAACATCACATATACGTTACCTATTTGCTGGATGTATGGATCGCCGGTAATGCCGTCGCCATGGTTCAATACAGGATCTTTGCCAAAACGCTTCCAGTACAGCATATCATCAGATACGGCCATGCCAATCCTTTCGGCACCGCGTTTTTTGTTTACGCTGTCGCCATTGGCATTGTAATACATGATGAACGGGTGACCGGTAAGCTTCTTTTTATCCCAAATTACCGTTTGTTTGTATTGCGTGTGATTATCCCACCAGCTTACATCTTTATCAATGCTTGACAGTACAGGATGATCCAGCCCCTGCCACTCGTGTGCGGTACCCGGATCTTTATCGGTTGAAGCCACACTTATGGATAACAAACCTTTCTCATACCCTTTGCTCTGTCCACCAAAATACGATAGCCAATACTTACGGTTATATTGCTGCAATTTGTAGGAACCGCCCCATTTATAGTCCTGCAAGCCTACATAACCGGCCTTTTGATTATTGTCCCATTTTGTAGTATCGTCAGAGAAAGAGAGGATGCGGCCGCGGGTTTTCCAATGCAGCAGGTCCTTACTATCAGCCAGCCAGGTTTCATAACCTCTGCCATTAAAAATGATGTAACTCATATACCAGCTGTCACCCTGCCGAAAAACCATGGGGCAGTCAGCTTTTTGACTATTATCTTCGGGCGCTATCACCAGGCCATATTTGTGGGGCGTTTTAACCTGCTCGTAAATATCCTTCATCACCTTTTCGGGTACTTCCTGGGCCTGTGCCTTTAGTATTAAAAAAAAGCAAACAAGAAATGTAAATGATCTGAAAATGTGTTTCATGGTTTGTTTATATAAAGTCCATTAATAAATCCACATATTAAGCTATTATAAAACTGAAAACCAATCCATTAGATTTCAGGAAAATCGCTTTTAAAATCTGTAGTAAACAGGAGGCACCTACGGAGCCAATTCTCTTTGATTTTCATTTCTACAAACATGTTACTCCTACAGAGTTTAAAAAAGTGTATGGTTATAACTCCGTAGGAGTAACATGTTTATAGCAAAACAAGACATATGTTTTGGCTCCGTAGGCGCCTCCTGTTTAAAAGCGATTTTCCTGTTTCAGCTTTATGCCTTTAGCTTTTATATAATATTTTATTTTACGATAAATGTGTAGTTGCCTGATCCTGTCTTGATTTCTGCTTTTCCATCGCGATAACCGATAAACCTGATATCGCTTCGGGCTTTAATATTTTGCCCGTCTACCATAATAGCAGCATTCCTTTTTACAGGCAGAAAAATGCTTGCCGTGGTATTTGCAGGGATGCTCACCTCCAATTTAAATTGTCCCTGATCTTTTTTCCAACTGCTCGAAATATTGCCATAAGGCGATTGGTAATTGGCCTTAGCCCAGGTTACATTACCCACGATTTCGGGCCTGATCTCGATTTTA
It contains:
- the galB gene encoding beta-galactosidase GalB — translated: MRFRYLYTLCLVFFAVNAVSAQNVHKTESFNTGWKFFLGDDSVANAVKYNDSHWRKLDLPHDWSIEGKFDSKNPTTQAEGGLPAGIGWYRKSFIIPTSAKSKKIFIDFDGVFHNSEVWINGHYLGKRPNGYISFRYDLTRYLKFGTQQNIIAVKVDNSDQPNSRWYTGSGIYRNVWLTTTNKIHLPQWSSFITTPQVDHQKAEINIRTLLPAGASKMKLKVSVLDDKGGVVGMSISSITDTVIQQSIQIKNPELWSIGRPYLYKVKLQLIAAGKVIDDYTTNTGIRYFNFDADKGFSLNGEPMKILGVCLHHDQGALGTAVNTRAIERQLQILKDMGCNAIRTSHNPPAPELLDLCDKMGFLVMDEAFDMWKKKKSKHDYHEDWGEWHVKDLKDQILRDRNHPSIFAWSIGNEIREQFDSTGVSIGRELVKIVKQLDNTRPVTSALSDADPKKNFIYQSGALDLVGLNYHQEVYADFQKNYPGQKFIGTENMSALATRGHYDMPSDSIRRWPKDGKTPLKDGNADFTVSAYDNVSAYWGSTHEETWKIIKKHDFLSGLFVWTGFDYIGEPTPYLWPARSSYFGIVDLAGFPKDVYYMYQSEWTNKPVLHLLPHWNWKPGQLIDVWAYYNNADEVEAFLNGKSIGIRKKTGDDLHVVWRVNYEPGVLKAVSRRNGKVVMTTRVVTAGEPYKIQLKADRDKIKADGKDLSYITVSVLDKNDVPVPNANQLVKFKVSGQGILKGVDNGSQTDLDPFVSDQRHLFNGLGLAIIQSKAVGGEITITAMADGLQSARLIIEGKR
- a CDS encoding glycosylase, yielding MKHIFRSFTFLVCFFLILKAQAQEVPEKVMKDIYEQVKTPHKYGLVIAPEDNSQKADCPMVFRQGDSWYMSYIIFNGRGYETWLADSKDLLHWKTRGRILSFSDDTTKWDNNQKAGYVGLQDYKWGGSYKLQQYNRKYWLSYFGGQSKGYEKGLLSISVASTDKDPGTAHEWQGLDHPVLSSIDKDVSWWDNHTQYKQTVIWDKKKLTGHPFIMYYNANGDSVNKKRGAERIGMAVSDDMLYWKRFGKDPVLNHGDGITGDPYIQQIGNVYVMFYFGAFWKTGDSGVFNRFACSYDLVHWTDWTGEKLIQSSEPYDNMFAHKSCVVKYKGVVYHFYCAVNKADQRGIAVAVSKDLGKSDLNFVAPPVKKKANQNK